One genomic window of Camelina sativa cultivar DH55 chromosome 5, Cs, whole genome shotgun sequence includes the following:
- the LOC104786432 gene encoding uncharacterized protein LOC104786432 isoform X3: protein MILPYSTQFTCPVQENGFSSSLLLFPHFQRHRFDVVGSVKIASSSYSGNVTRSRRNVKAFGLVDKLGKKVWREKEEDSDSEDEEDEEVKKDTSGDEASLDDPEERREWRKTIRDVIDKHPDVEEDEEIDMVEKRRKMQKLLADYPLVVNEEDPDWPEDADGWGFSFNHFFNKITIKNEKKEDDDDDDEGDDSEKEIVWQDDNYIRPIKDLTTAEWEETVFKDISPLMVLVHNRYKRPKENEKFREELEKAIQVIWNCGLPSPRCVAVDAVVETDLVSALQVSVFPEIIFTKAGKILYREKGIRTAEELSKIMAFFYYGAAKPPCLNGVDNSQEQIPLVDVSVN from the exons ATGATTCTTCCATATTCGACACAGTTCACTTGCCCTGTTCAAGAAAATGGATTTAGCTCTTCCCTTTTATTATTTCCCCATTTCCAAAGACATCGTTTTGACGTTGTCGGTTCGGTGAAGATTGCTTCCTCCTCCTATTCG GGGAATGTTACGAGGTCAAGAAGAAATGTGAAAGCTTTTGGGTTAGTTGATAAACTTGGGAAAAAGGTatggagagaaaaagaagaagatagtgacagtgaagatgaggaagatgaggaagtGAAAAAAGATACCTCTGGAGATGAAGCGAGTCTTGATGATCCAGAAGAGAGAAGGGAATGGAGGAAGACGATAAGAGATGTGATTGATAAGCATCCAgatgtggaagaagatgaagagattgatatggttgagaagaggaggaagatgcaaaAGCTTCTTGCTGATTACCCACTTGTTGTGAATGAAGAGGATCCTGATTGGCCTGAGGATGCTGATGGTTGGGGGTTTAGTTTCAACCACTTCTTTAACAAGATAACGATTAAGAATGAAAAgaaggaggatgatgatgacgatgatgaaggagatgatAGTGAGAAGGAGATTGTTTGGCAAGATGATAACTATATACGCCCGATTAAAGATCTCACAACTGCAGAATGGGAGGAGACGGTGTTCAAAGATATCAGTCCTCTCATGGTTCTTGTTCACAACCGCTACAAAAG GCCAAAGGAAAACGAAAAATTCAGGGAAGAATTAGAGAAAGCGATTCAGGTAATATGGAACTGTGGACTTCCTTCACCAAGG TGTGTTGCTGTTGATGCTGTGGTTGAGACAGATTTAGTCTCTGCATTGCAAGTATCTGTGTTCCCAGAGATCATCTTCACTAAAGCCGGAAAGATACTATACCGTGAGAAAG GCATTAGAACAGCAGAAGAGCTTTCAAAAATCATGGCCTTCTTCTATTATGGAGCTgcaaaaccaccttgtttaaatgGTGTGGATAATTCACAAGAACAGATTCCTTTAGTCGATGTAAGTGTCAATTAA
- the LOC104786432 gene encoding uncharacterized protein LOC104786432 isoform X2 yields MILPYSTQFTCPVQENGFSSSLLLFPHFQRHRFDVVGSVKIASSSYSKGNVTRSRRNVKAFGLVDKLGKKVWREKEEDSDSEDEEDEEVKKDTSGDEASLDDPEERREWRKTIRDVIDKHPDVEEDEEIDMVEKRRKMQKLLADYPLVVNEEDPDWPEDADGWGFSFNHFFNKITIKNEKKEDDDDDDEGDDSEKEIVWQDDNYIRPIKDLTTAEWEETVFKDISPLMVLVHNRYKRPKENEKFREELEKAIQVIWNCGLPSPRCVAVDAVVETDLVSALQVSVFPEIIFTKAGKILYREKGIRTAEELSKIMAFFYYGAAKPPCLNGVDNSQEQIPLVDNMI; encoded by the exons ATGATTCTTCCATATTCGACACAGTTCACTTGCCCTGTTCAAGAAAATGGATTTAGCTCTTCCCTTTTATTATTTCCCCATTTCCAAAGACATCGTTTTGACGTTGTCGGTTCGGTGAAGATTGCTTCCTCCTCCTATTCG AAGGGGAATGTTACGAGGTCAAGAAGAAATGTGAAAGCTTTTGGGTTAGTTGATAAACTTGGGAAAAAGGTatggagagaaaaagaagaagatagtgacagtgaagatgaggaagatgaggaagtGAAAAAAGATACCTCTGGAGATGAAGCGAGTCTTGATGATCCAGAAGAGAGAAGGGAATGGAGGAAGACGATAAGAGATGTGATTGATAAGCATCCAgatgtggaagaagatgaagagattgatatggttgagaagaggaggaagatgcaaaAGCTTCTTGCTGATTACCCACTTGTTGTGAATGAAGAGGATCCTGATTGGCCTGAGGATGCTGATGGTTGGGGGTTTAGTTTCAACCACTTCTTTAACAAGATAACGATTAAGAATGAAAAgaaggaggatgatgatgacgatgatgaaggagatgatAGTGAGAAGGAGATTGTTTGGCAAGATGATAACTATATACGCCCGATTAAAGATCTCACAACTGCAGAATGGGAGGAGACGGTGTTCAAAGATATCAGTCCTCTCATGGTTCTTGTTCACAACCGCTACAAAAG GCCAAAGGAAAACGAAAAATTCAGGGAAGAATTAGAGAAAGCGATTCAGGTAATATGGAACTGTGGACTTCCTTCACCAAGG TGTGTTGCTGTTGATGCTGTGGTTGAGACAGATTTAGTCTCTGCATTGCAAGTATCTGTGTTCCCAGAGATCATCTTCACTAAAGCCGGAAAGATACTATACCGTGAGAAAG GCATTAGAACAGCAGAAGAGCTTTCAAAAATCATGGCCTTCTTCTATTATGGAGCTgcaaaaccaccttgtttaaatgGTGTGGATAATTCACAAGAACAGATTCCTTTAGTCGAT AACATGATATGA
- the LOC104786432 gene encoding uncharacterized protein LOC104786432 isoform X1, with amino-acid sequence MILPYSTQFTCPVQENGFSSSLLLFPHFQRHRFDVVGSVKIASSSYSKGNVTRSRRNVKAFGLVDKLGKKVWREKEEDSDSEDEEDEEVKKDTSGDEASLDDPEERREWRKTIRDVIDKHPDVEEDEEIDMVEKRRKMQKLLADYPLVVNEEDPDWPEDADGWGFSFNHFFNKITIKNEKKEDDDDDDEGDDSEKEIVWQDDNYIRPIKDLTTAEWEETVFKDISPLMVLVHNRYKRPKENEKFREELEKAIQVIWNCGLPSPRCVAVDAVVETDLVSALQVSVFPEIIFTKAGKILYREKGIRTAEELSKIMAFFYYGAAKPPCLNGVDNSQEQIPLVDVSVN; translated from the exons ATGATTCTTCCATATTCGACACAGTTCACTTGCCCTGTTCAAGAAAATGGATTTAGCTCTTCCCTTTTATTATTTCCCCATTTCCAAAGACATCGTTTTGACGTTGTCGGTTCGGTGAAGATTGCTTCCTCCTCCTATTCG AAGGGGAATGTTACGAGGTCAAGAAGAAATGTGAAAGCTTTTGGGTTAGTTGATAAACTTGGGAAAAAGGTatggagagaaaaagaagaagatagtgacagtgaagatgaggaagatgaggaagtGAAAAAAGATACCTCTGGAGATGAAGCGAGTCTTGATGATCCAGAAGAGAGAAGGGAATGGAGGAAGACGATAAGAGATGTGATTGATAAGCATCCAgatgtggaagaagatgaagagattgatatggttgagaagaggaggaagatgcaaaAGCTTCTTGCTGATTACCCACTTGTTGTGAATGAAGAGGATCCTGATTGGCCTGAGGATGCTGATGGTTGGGGGTTTAGTTTCAACCACTTCTTTAACAAGATAACGATTAAGAATGAAAAgaaggaggatgatgatgacgatgatgaaggagatgatAGTGAGAAGGAGATTGTTTGGCAAGATGATAACTATATACGCCCGATTAAAGATCTCACAACTGCAGAATGGGAGGAGACGGTGTTCAAAGATATCAGTCCTCTCATGGTTCTTGTTCACAACCGCTACAAAAG GCCAAAGGAAAACGAAAAATTCAGGGAAGAATTAGAGAAAGCGATTCAGGTAATATGGAACTGTGGACTTCCTTCACCAAGG TGTGTTGCTGTTGATGCTGTGGTTGAGACAGATTTAGTCTCTGCATTGCAAGTATCTGTGTTCCCAGAGATCATCTTCACTAAAGCCGGAAAGATACTATACCGTGAGAAAG GCATTAGAACAGCAGAAGAGCTTTCAAAAATCATGGCCTTCTTCTATTATGGAGCTgcaaaaccaccttgtttaaatgGTGTGGATAATTCACAAGAACAGATTCCTTTAGTCGATGTAAGTGTCAATTAA